A window from Urocitellus parryii isolate mUroPar1 chromosome 1, mUroPar1.hap1, whole genome shotgun sequence encodes these proteins:
- the Ccdc112 gene encoding coiled-coil domain-containing protein 112, with amino-acid sequence MAALTTVVAAAAATAVAGAVAGAGAATGTSVGAAPAPQQNDGCFSTSGGIRPFQLQNWKQKVSWTKKAEFIRTAEKFKNQVIIIEKDKHSHFYNQRSDFRIEHSMLEELENKLINSRKTERAKIQQQLAKIHNNVKKLQYQLKDVKPTPDFVEKLREMMEEIENAINTFKEEQRLIYEELIKEEKTTNNELNAISRKIDLWALGNSETEKAFRAISSKVPVDKVIPSTLPEEVVDFEKFLQQTGGRQGGWDDYDHQNFVKVRNKHKGKPAFVEEVLEYLPGRTQDEVQQHENWYQKFLALEERKKESIQNWKSKKQQKKEEIFKLKEKVDNIPVPFHNKPDDNQKQKEEQRKKQKLAVEAWKKQKSIEMSMKCASSQLKEEEEKEKKQLKERQRQFKLKLLLESYTQQKKEQEEVLKLERELREKAEKAEKRKTAADEISRFQERDLHKLELKILDRQAKEDEKAEKQRRMAKLKEKVENNVSRDPSRLYKPTKGWKERTKKIGPTGSGPLLHIPHRAIPTWRQGI; translated from the exons ATGGCCGCCCTGACTACGGTCGTGGCGGCTGCGGCGGCCACCGCGGTAGCTGGGGCGGTTGCGGGGGCGGGCGCGGCCACCGGGACCAGCGTGGGAGCGGCGCCCGCGCCGCAACAG AATGATGGCTGTTTTAGTACTTCAGGTGGAATTCGTCCTTTTCAGCTTCAAAATTGGAAGCAGAAAGTTAGTTGGACTAAGAAAGCAGAATTCATACGCAcagcagaaaaatttaaaaatca agTTATTATCATAGAAAAAGATAAACACAGTCATTtctacaaccagagaagtgactTCAGAATTGAGCATAGTATGCTGgaagaattggaaaataaattgattaacaGCAGGAAAACAGAAA GAGCAAAAATCCAGCAACAATTGGCCAAAATACATAACAATGTGAAGAAACTTCAGTATCAGTTAAAAGATGTGAAGCCTACACCTGATT ttgTTGAAAAGCTCAGAGAAATGatggaagaaattgaaaatgcaattaatacttttaaagaagaacagaGACTTAT atatgAAGAGCTtattaaagaagagaaaacaacGAATAATGAGTTGAATGCCATATCAAGAAAAATTGACTTATGGGCTTTGGGTAATTCAGAAACAGAGAAAGCTTTCAGAGCAATCTCAAGCAAAGTTCCTGTAGACAAAGTGATACCAAGTACTCTTCCAGAAGAAGTGGTAGATTTTGAAAAATTCCTTCAGCAAACAGGAGGGCGACAAGGGGGTTGGGATGACTATGATCACCAGAACTTTGTAAAGGTGAGAAACAAACATAAAGGGAAGCCAGCATTTGTGGAAGAGGTTCTTGAATACCTTCCAGGAAGAACACAGGACGAAGTTCAGCAGCATGAGAATTGGTATCAAAAATTTCTGGctttagaggaaagaaaaaaagag TCTATTCAGAATTGGAAAAGTAAAAAGCagcaaaaaaaggaggaaattttcAAGTTAAAAGAAAAGGTAGACAACATACCTGTGCCCTTTCATAATAAACCAGACGAtaatcaaaagcaaaaagaagaacaaagaaagaaacagaaattggcAGTTGAAGCttggaaaaaacagaaaagtatagAAATGTCAATGAAATGTGCTTCTTCCCaattaaaagaagaggaagagaaagagaaaaagcagctGAAAGAACGCCAACGCCAGTTTAAACTAAAATTACTACTAGAAAGTTATACCCAGCagaagaaagaacaggaagaagtTTTGAAGCTTGAAAGGGAGTtaagagaaaaggcagaaaaggcagaaaaaaggaaaactgctGCTGATGAAATTTCCAGGTTTCAAGAAAGA gatttacATAAACTAGAATTGAAAATTCTAGACAGACAGGCAAAGGAAGATGAAAaggcagaaaaacaaagaagaatggcaaaattaaaagaaaag GTTGAAAATAATGTTAGTAGAGATCCCTCTAGGCTTTACAAACCTACCAAAGGTTGGAAAGAGCGAACCAAAAAGATAGGACCAACAGGCTCTGGGCCACTTCTACATATCCCACATAG gGCTATTCCAACCTGGAGACAAGGAATATAG